The Candidatus Desulfovibrio trichonymphae region TGCCAGGGGGCAGCGTGACATCCAGAAGACGACTTGTGGCTGCCTCCGAGCCGCCGGTGAACGGATCATTGGAGAAGAGATTGCCGATGCCGAGGTCGGTGCAGCCCTGCACGGCGGCAACGGTCAATCCGAGAACAAGGGCGGCAAGCACGCGCATGGCTGCACTCCTTTACGGTTTGTCCCGGTTTTTTGGCCGTGCGCCGTCAGGCCCCGGCGTGTTTGCCCGAAACGCAAGGCCGGCGCACCGATGCCGCGTTCTCCGGCCGCGGTTTTGACGGCCTCCGCTTCAGCCCGCGCATACCGCGTGTCTTCAAGAATATAGGCCTTGGCAGCGAGTTGTGCGTCTCCGATGTCAAGAAAAGCCGGTTCACGGGGCTGCACGCGGCGTTCAAGACACTGGCGCCGCAGGCCCAGACTGTGCGTATGGCGCAACACGGCGCGACTGACCGCGTCTTCGTCTTCAGGGCGGCAGAGCATGCGCATAAGCCCTGCCGGACGATTTTTTTTGCCTGTGCCGGGCAGCCAGAGCACATCCAGCACTTCGGGCAGCGCGGACAAGGCTTCCAGAGCGAGTCCCAGTTCCTCGCCCGTCAGGTGATCCAGATGCGTTTCAAGCTGCAGCACAAATTCAAAGCCTCCACGGGTGTGGGAAACCTGTGCCTGAACGGCTTCCGTCAGCCAAATGCGCAGCCCGGCTGGCGCCGGACGGGAGCCGTAGCCTGTGCCCATGGCGCGCACAATGCCGCAGGGGCCGTCGGCAAAACCGTCAGCAAGTGTGTGGACAAGAGCCGCGCCCGTTGGCGTAACCAGTTCTTCGCGGTCCGGCACAGGGCGTACAGGCTTGCCGCGGAATAAAAAAGCCGTGGCCGGAGCGGGCAACGGCAGCAGCCCGTGCGCACACTCGACTGTGCCGGAAAACCAGGGCAGAGGCGAGGCTGTAATCCGCTCTGCCCCGAGCTGCTCCAGCGCCCAGCACACGCCGGCAATGTCCACCAGCGTGTCAACGGCACCCACTTCATGAAAATGCACCTGCTCCGGAGGAATTTGATGTGCATGCGCTTCAGCCTGCGTCAGCGCCTCAAGCACGGCAAGCGCGCGGTCGCGCGCGGTCGCGCTGACGGCGAGGCGGTTAAAGACAGCCGCGATATCGGCCGGGTGTCGCAACGGTTGCACATCGTCCCAACTGACGTCCGCCAGTCGGCCCAAGCCGCCGGCGCGCAATTCCGCGCGGGTTTCAATGCGGCAGCGTATTCCGGCTTCGGCAAGGATGGCAACAAAGGGCGCCATCTCCACGCCGAGATGGTTTAAGGCGGCCAGCGTCATGTCTCCGCTGATGCCGCGTCCGCAATCCAGATACAAATCCATGGGGATTCCTCAATCTTTTTGCCGGCGGCATTGTGCCGGCGCGGTCTTTTGGTGTACAGGTCACTCACGCAGGATACAACACTCCTTAAAATCGGTAAACTGCTGCTGGACCACAATATCCGTCGTCTGCCTGTACCGGATGAGAAAACTTGAAAACGCGGTTATGAAAATTTTTCTCTCGCAATTCTTCCCGGATGTTTTCCACAGAATTTAACTCAGGGGAATATGGGGCGGCAGAAATTTAATATTCTCTGGAAATTTTAAACCGTATTTTCAGGAGGTAGAGCCGCGGACGTTTTGACCGCAGCAGGCGGTAACGTAAAATTTCCTCTCATTGCGTCGATATCCCTGCCTTTCGCGTCGAGCCTTTCCGCGTGATTTTTCCATAATTCTCTGAGGTCTTCTGTGGTGTCGCTCCCACATAATTGGAGCAGCACGGCAATTTCAGAATAGCTGTGAACATTGCCGTCGTTGTCGCGTGCCTCAAGCAGCGTCATGGCTGAGGCAAAGGGAATGCGACCGCCCTGCGGGTCGCGGTCAAAACGATCCAGAACAAGAGCGTGACGGTCTTGCGGGAGCTGAATCAGCCGGGATTCAGGAACTCGGATGCCGCAGCGTTTGGCCATGTCCAGCGAAACTTTTTCCCAGAGGGAGACACCACAGGATCGGTGGCTTGTGGAAATTTTACGACAAAAAATTTTCCGTTGACGTCACAGAGGGAGGCCTTGGGACGCGAACCTCCCAGTGAAGCGCCCGACGCGACGATATCCCAGATATCGTTGTCGGACAGTTCTCTTCCTGCCTGAATATCCTGTAACAGCGCATAAAATGTACCTGCCCAATGGTGTGCCGAGGCCAAGCGCCCAGAAAACTGCGGCGACGTTGCTGACGGCAATGCCCGCCATGCCCTTCTCAATCTTGTAGAGTGTGATAACGCTTATGCCGGCGCGTTCAGCTATAACGACAAGCTGCAGACGCCGGCGCAACCTGGCAATCTTGATGCCTTGTCTCATTTCCCGCAGTGATTTTTCCAAAACAACATTTTTTCGCATAACACTTTTAATATCTTAAATAAGCATATAAGAGATATTATTCTATCGTTTGTGTAACGGCAAGCGGAATAGTATTACGCGTGAGCTTGTTATGATGACTAACCGGCAAGCCGCGCCATATCTTCCAAAGTTGGACTTGTCCATATGGCGCGCCGGTACGCATGAGCCAAACACAGTATTTATAATGAGCCGATTATCTTGTGTAATGCCGCCAGGTTCCTTTTTGGCCGAGCAAATGTGGTTCAAACTTCTCCCAAACGTTAAGAATCTCGCTGTTGGTTGATCTGCAAGCGCAGTACTCCAGAAAAATCGAATCCGGACAACCTCGTGATACACCATCCAGAGTCTAATTGCTGAAATTTCGAGCATTATTTTCAAGCCGGTTACCCTTGATCCCAGGCTTTCTCCATTTCAACATGCCTGACTCATCGGGAATATGTCAGTTGCTGTCTCGCCCGCCGCCGGCACTGCGTGAAAGATCTGGTTGTTTTTTTGCACAATCTGCCGTAGAATTACAGGCAGCTTTTCAACGGTGATATTCTTGCAATTGCTTTTCTTATGGAGGAAATGTATGAATGTTCTTCTTGTCAACGGCAGCCCTCATCCAAATGGCTGTACATTTACAGCGCTTTCCACTGTGGCTGAACAGCTTGGGAAAAACGGTCTGACAACCAGAATGCTGCAATTGGGCACAAAGCCGGTGCGCGGGTGTATTGCCTGCGGCAAATGCGCGAAAAGCGGCCATTGCGTTTTTGATGATGACATCGTCAACGAGGCCGTCGATCTGCTTCGAGCAGCGGATGGGCTTGTGGTGGGGTCGCCGGTGTACTATGCCGGGCCGGATGCTTCTGTCTGCGCTCTGCTGGAGCGTATGTTCTTTATGAAAGCGGCGCCGTATGCTTTCAAGCCCGCCGCGGCCGTGGTCAGTTGCCGCCGTGGCGGGGCCAGCGCCTCTTTTGACAGGCTGAACAAATATTTTACCATTGCGCGCATGCCCGTGGTTTCTTCCCAATACTGGAATTCTGTACACGGCAATACGTCGGATGAGGTGCGTCAGGACAGGGAAGGCTTGCAGACCATGCGCACGCTGGGCGACAATATGGCCTGGCTTGTCAAGTGTATAGCGGCAGGCAGGGCGGCCGGCATAAATGCGCCGAAACCGGAGCCTTGGGAAGTGACCAACTTTATCCGTTAGAGAGCTTGACGCTCAGCTTAACCTTTCCTGATTTATCAGGCACAAGTATAGCGCATTATAATAGCCATATATTTTGCGCAGATGTTAGGTATACCAAACACGCGGCGGATGATGAAATTGCCGTTCCGTGGGCATTAAGGCATGCAGTTCCCATGAAATTGCGCATTTTTAAAGTCCAGGCGTCGCGTGGCGCTCCGCTAGCTGAGATTGACGCCGTCGCGGGAGAAAAACTTTCCCACGCGGTTTGGCTTTCCGGGCGGATTCCGCCGTTGCCGCTTTGCGGCGGGCTTGGGCATTGCGGCCGATGCCGCGTGCGTTTTGTAGGGGCTGCACCTCTGCCGTTGCCGGAGGAAGAAGTCGTTTTTTCCCGGGAGGATCTGGCTTCTGGTTGGAGGCTGGCCTGCCGTCGTCAGGTTTATGAAGGCAACGGGCGCGCGTCGCTTGATCTGGAACTCCCGCGGGACGTTTTTGTGGCCTTGCACTGCCCTGGTCCCACTTCTGTAAAATCTGTTGCCGACGCAGGGTCTGAACTGGTGCTGGCCGTGGATTTGGGAACCACCTCCGTGCATTGGCGCGCTCTGGTCGCAACGGGCAGAGAACGCGGCGCGATTGCAGCGCAGGGGAGTTTTCTGAATCCGCAGGCAGGCGCCGGGGCTGACGTCATGTCGCGTTTGGCCGTCGCTGTGCGGCCGGAGGGCCGCAAGCGCCTGAGCGATCTCGTCCGTGAGCGGCTGCGTCTTGTCGTTGCGTCCGCGCCCGGGCCGGTTGTCCGAATGTGCCTTGCGGCTAACACGGCCATGACCGATATTTTTCTGGACCGCGACGTCGCCGGACTGTGCGCGGCGCCTTATTACACGAGTCATGCCGGTCATGAGCTTGTACGTCTGTCGGAGTTGCCGCCTGTCTATATCCCTCCGCTGCCTGCGCCGTTTGTCGGCGGCGATGTCAGCGCCGGGCTGGCGGCCCTGCTGCATTGTAAAACGCCGCGGCCTTTTGTGCTGGCGGATCTGGGAACAAACGGCGAACTGGCTCTTGTTACAGGGCGGGGGGAAGTGCTGCTGACAAGCGTCCCCCTGGGACCGGCACTGGAGGGCACAGGCATGGAATGCGGCCGGCTTGCCGGACCGGACGCGGCAACACGCTTCAGCCTCACTCCATCCGGCTTGACGGCGGTCGCGCCCGGCGGGACGGCGCAGGCGCGCGGGATCAGCGCTACCGGCTATATTTCTCTTGCCGCGGCGTTGTACAAATTGCGTTTGCTGGACGCTTTCGGCCGTTTCGCCGATTCCGTGTCTCTGAACGGCTGCGCATTGCCCATTGCGCACACTGTGGCCGCCGGTTTTGTGCAATGGAGCGGGCAGACGCGTCTGAACCTCCCCAACGGGCTTTGGCTGTCCGCGGCTGATGTGGAGAAATTGCTCAAGGTTAAAGCCGCTTTTGAACTGGCCCTGTCAAGGCTGCTGGACGCAGCAGCTTTGTCGCACAAGGATGTGGCGCGGATATGTCTGGCCGGCGCGCTGGGCGAACATGTCAATCCTGAAGATATGGCAATACTTGGTTTTGTGCCCGCATGTCAGGCCTCGCGCATCCGGGCTGCGGGCAATGTATCACTGGATGGAGCGGCACTTCTGGCTCTGCGGCCCCAAAAAAGCTTAGGTCTGGCCTGTCTGTGCGGGCGGGCCCGCCTTCTCTCGTTGGTTGAGGAGGCGGACTTTCAGCGTGAATACTTTTGCCGTATGCGTTTTGGAGATTAAATGCCGGGCAGAACAGCACTACAAAAATCAGCGGCGCGTGTGCCGCTTTTCCCGCAGATGTCAACAGAGGCAGGCCGCGCTCTTGCGCTTCTGCCCGAGGCGCTGTCGCGCGTCCGGCCTCTGAATCTTTCTCACCGCAGGTCCCTGCCGGAAGACGCGGCATCTCTGTCGCGTCTGCTGACTGTTGAACGCGGGGAATTGCGCCGCCCTTATTGGAGTTCTCCGGCCTTTGTCAGCGCCTATCTTTATTATTTTCTACCCTGGAATTTGCTGCGCCTTGTTCCTCTGCTCACTGCCCTGCCTTTGCCTGATCCGCGCTGCGCCGCGCCGGCCGGAGGAGAAGTTCTGCTGCTGGACGTCGGTTCCGGTCCGTTGACGCTGCCTCTGGCCCTCTGGTTGGCGCGGCCGGAATGGGGCGATGCCCCTGTGCGGATTCTGGCGCTGGACAGCGCTTCGCAGCCGTTGGATCTGGGCAGGAAATTGTTCGCGGCACTGGGGGAAATGCTGGGACGGAAAATCTGGCCTGTGCTGACGGCGGCGAGCCCGGTAGAACAGCTGGCCCGGCGGGCGGCCCCGGCGTTCTCTGGCGGGCGGGTACGGCCCTGGCTGGTTACGGCGGCGAATGTGCTTAACGAATTGCATTGCGACCGATGCGCGTCAGACTTTGCACGGAGCGGGGATGGCGTCCCGTCACGGTATGGGGCGGAACGCTTTGAGAACTTGTTGGAGGTGCTGTCGCCGTTGTTGTCTTTACAACGCCGTGCCGAAGGTGCGGGCACGGCGACAGGCAGGTCGGACGCAGCCCCCGCGCTGCTGGTTGTGGAACCGGGAACGCGCCTTGGCGGCAAAACCCTCATGCGTCTGCGGGCGACGGCGCTTGCCGGCGGCTTTGCCGCGTTGGCGCCCTGTTCCCACAGCTCCGCCTGCCCTTTGTTGGCCGGAGACGGCGGGCGCACCTGGTGCCACTTTACCTTCGGCAGCGGCGGTGCGCCTGAATGGTTGCGCCGTCTGTCCGCGGCGGCGGGTCTGGACAAGAAGGCCTTGAGTCTTTCGGCCCTTCTCCTGCGACAGGCCAGCGGCCTGCGGCAGGAAGCGGGTTCCGCCGGCCGGGCAAGAGTGCTTTCCGCACCGTTCGCCGTGCCCGGCCTTGCGGGGCGGGCGCGTTACGCCTGTGCGGACGGGGGGCTTTTGCTGCTGGAGGACGCTGAAGGGCTTGCGTGCGGCGATTTGATTCATGCGCGGGTTTCGCCTGATGCGCCGCGTGACGCCAAAAGCCGTGCCCGGATTGTCCGCCGTGCATCGTTGCTGTATTGATTTATATTATATCTTTATGATAAAATTAAGGTTATCTTTCATGATTCCCATGCCTGAAAATCTGTCTCATCCGCAGCTGTCCGCCAACACCGAAGTGGTGTTGCAAAAACGCTATCTGCGCAAAACTCCGGAGGGATATCCCGACGAAAGTCCGCGTGAGCTCTTTTGGCGTGTTGCGTCTGCCGTCGCTGCGGAAGAAACCAGGTATGAAAAGTCTTCCTGCCGGTCGGACGCTCTCGCGCGCGAGTTCTACGATATGATGACAAGCTGGAAGTTCTTGCCCAATTCGCCGACACTGATGAACGCCGGAACGGATCTAGGCCAGCTTTCCGCATGTTTTGTGCTGCCTGTGGGTGATTCCATTGAGGAAATTTTTGACGCAGTGAAATACGCGGCCATGATACATAAATCCGGCGGCGGCACGGGTTTTTCGTTTTCGCGTCTGCGCCCCAAGGAAAGCCGTGTGGGTTCCACCGGCGGCGTGGCCTCGGGGCCGGTGTCTTTTTTGCGTATTTTCAACACCGCCACAGAGCAGATCAAACAGGGGGGGACACGCCGCGGCGCCAACATGGGCATTCTGCGCGTGGATCATCCTGACATTCTGGACTTTATTCGCGCCAAAGAAAAAGAGGGGGAATTTAATAACTTCAATCTTTCCGTCGGGCTGACGGAGGTATTCATGCAGGCTGTGGAAAGGGACGAACACTACGACCTGCGTGCACCCAATACCGGCGAAGTCACACAGCGCCTTCGCGCGCGGGATGTTTTTGAGCTGCTGACCAACAAAGCCTGGCAGTCGGGTGATCCGGGCATTGTTTTTCTGGATCGCATCAACCGCGACAATCCGACACCGGATCAAGGCGAGATCGAGTCCACCAATCCTTGCGGCGAGCAGCCGCTGTTGCCGTTTGAGGCCTGCAATCTGGGATCGGTCAATTTGGCCGGTTTTTATGCGCCGGGGCACAATGATGACGCCGACCCGGCCGCAAAGG contains the following coding sequences:
- the larC gene encoding nickel pincer cofactor biosynthesis protein LarC — translated: MDLYLDCGRGISGDMTLAALNHLGVEMAPFVAILAEAGIRCRIETRAELRAGGLGRLADVSWDDVQPLRHPADIAAVFNRLAVSATARDRALAVLEALTQAEAHAHQIPPEQVHFHEVGAVDTLVDIAGVCWALEQLGAERITASPLPWFSGTVECAHGLLPLPAPATAFLFRGKPVRPVPDREELVTPTGAALVHTLADGFADGPCGIVRAMGTGYGSRPAPAGLRIWLTEAVQAQVSHTRGGFEFVLQLETHLDHLTGEELGLALEALSALPEVLDVLWLPGTGKKNRPAGLMRMLCRPEDEDAVSRAVLRHTHSLGLRRQCLERRVQPREPAFLDIGDAQLAAKAYILEDTRYARAEAEAVKTAAGERGIGAPALRFGQTRRGLTAHGQKTGTNRKGVQPCACLPPLFSD
- a CDS encoding HipA domain-containing protein — protein: MFCRKISTSHRSCGVSLWEKVSLDMAKRCGIRVPESRLIQLPQDRHALVLDRFDRDPQGGRIPFASAMTLLEARDNDGNVHSYSEIAVLLQLCGSDTTEDLRELWKNHAERLDAKGRDIDAMRGNFTLPPAAVKTSAALPPENTV
- a CDS encoding helix-turn-helix domain-containing protein, producing MRQGIKIARLRRRLQLVVIAERAGISVITLYKIEKGMAGIAVSNVAAVFWALGLGTPLGRYILCAVTGYSGRKRTVRQRYLGYRRVGRFTGRFASQGLPL
- a CDS encoding flavodoxin family protein; amino-acid sequence: MNVLLVNGSPHPNGCTFTALSTVAEQLGKNGLTTRMLQLGTKPVRGCIACGKCAKSGHCVFDDDIVNEAVDLLRAADGLVVGSPVYYAGPDASVCALLERMFFMKAAPYAFKPAAAVVSCRRGGASASFDRLNKYFTIARMPVVSSQYWNSVHGNTSDEVRQDREGLQTMRTLGDNMAWLVKCIAAGRAAGINAPKPEPWEVTNFIR
- a CDS encoding ASKHA domain-containing protein, which encodes MKLRIFKVQASRGAPLAEIDAVAGEKLSHAVWLSGRIPPLPLCGGLGHCGRCRVRFVGAAPLPLPEEEVVFSREDLASGWRLACRRQVYEGNGRASLDLELPRDVFVALHCPGPTSVKSVADAGSELVLAVDLGTTSVHWRALVATGRERGAIAAQGSFLNPQAGAGADVMSRLAVAVRPEGRKRLSDLVRERLRLVVASAPGPVVRMCLAANTAMTDIFLDRDVAGLCAAPYYTSHAGHELVRLSELPPVYIPPLPAPFVGGDVSAGLAALLHCKTPRPFVLADLGTNGELALVTGRGEVLLTSVPLGPALEGTGMECGRLAGPDAATRFSLTPSGLTAVAPGGTAQARGISATGYISLAAALYKLRLLDAFGRFADSVSLNGCALPIAHTVAAGFVQWSGQTRLNLPNGLWLSAADVEKLLKVKAAFELALSRLLDAAALSHKDVARICLAGALGEHVNPEDMAILGFVPACQASRIRAAGNVSLDGAALLALRPQKSLGLACLCGRARLLSLVEEADFQREYFCRMRFGD
- a CDS encoding small ribosomal subunit Rsm22 family protein; translated protein: MPGRTALQKSAARVPLFPQMSTEAGRALALLPEALSRVRPLNLSHRRSLPEDAASLSRLLTVERGELRRPYWSSPAFVSAYLYYFLPWNLLRLVPLLTALPLPDPRCAAPAGGEVLLLDVGSGPLTLPLALWLARPEWGDAPVRILALDSASQPLDLGRKLFAALGEMLGRKIWPVLTAASPVEQLARRAAPAFSGGRVRPWLVTAANVLNELHCDRCASDFARSGDGVPSRYGAERFENLLEVLSPLLSLQRRAEGAGTATGRSDAAPALLVVEPGTRLGGKTLMRLRATALAGGFAALAPCSHSSACPLLAGDGGRTWCHFTFGSGGAPEWLRRLSAAAGLDKKALSLSALLLRQASGLRQEAGSAGRARVLSAPFAVPGLAGRARYACADGGLLLLEDAEGLACGDLIHARVSPDAPRDAKSRARIVRRASLLY